One Nocardioides luti DNA window includes the following coding sequences:
- a CDS encoding AMP-dependent synthetase/ligase, with the protein MAVNTDTSFLENLAPNVAVQFLDRVASSPNSEAYRYPKGSDWESVTWAQTGEMVERLAAGLLSLGIEPEQRVGIASGTRYEWILADLAIMCASGATTTVYPSTNGEDTAYILSDSECRVVFAEDDEQLAKLTSHKAELPHLLKVVTFDGATDGDWVIGLEDLAKLGDAFLESHPGVVAETSRAIGPDQLATLIYTSGTTGRPKGVRLRHKSWVYEGAAIQVQDILHEDDLQFLWLPMAHSFGKVLLSSQLACGFATAIDGRVDKIVENLGVVKPTFMGAAPRIFEKAHGRIVTMQAAEGGAKEKLFKQAFKVGLEVDRLTREGKSIPLGLKLQHGLFDKLVFSKVRDRFGGRVRFFISGAAALNQEIAEWFHAAGIVILEGYGLTECSAGGFVNHPDDYKFGTVGPALPGSEVKLGEGDEILIKGPHVMDGYHNLPEETAKTLTEDGWLRTGDKGSLDADGFLTITGRIKDLFKTSGGKYIAPSAIESKFKAVCPYASQFMVFGNDRNFCVALVTLDPDAMDGWAAENGMAGASYTDIVRSDKVKEMVGGYVDELNSRLNRWETIKKWELLDHDLTIESGELTPSMKVKRNVVEDNHKKLIDAFYS; encoded by the coding sequence ATGGCCGTCAACACCGACACCAGTTTCCTCGAGAACCTCGCCCCGAACGTCGCGGTGCAGTTCCTCGACCGGGTCGCGAGCTCGCCGAACAGCGAGGCGTACCGCTACCCGAAGGGCTCGGACTGGGAGTCCGTGACCTGGGCGCAGACAGGGGAGATGGTCGAGCGGCTGGCAGCGGGCCTGCTCTCGCTGGGCATCGAGCCCGAGCAGCGGGTCGGGATCGCGTCCGGCACGCGCTACGAGTGGATCCTCGCCGACCTGGCGATCATGTGCGCGAGCGGCGCGACGACGACGGTCTACCCGTCGACGAACGGCGAGGACACGGCGTACATCCTCAGCGACTCCGAGTGCCGGGTGGTGTTCGCCGAGGACGACGAGCAGCTCGCGAAGCTGACGTCGCACAAGGCCGAGCTGCCGCACCTGCTCAAGGTCGTGACCTTCGACGGCGCGACCGACGGCGACTGGGTGATCGGTCTCGAGGACCTCGCGAAGCTCGGCGACGCGTTCCTCGAGAGCCACCCGGGAGTCGTCGCGGAGACCTCGCGGGCGATCGGCCCCGACCAGCTCGCCACCCTGATCTACACCTCCGGCACGACCGGCCGCCCCAAGGGCGTGCGGCTGCGGCACAAGTCCTGGGTCTACGAGGGCGCGGCGATCCAGGTGCAGGACATCCTGCACGAGGACGACCTGCAGTTCCTGTGGCTGCCGATGGCGCACTCGTTCGGCAAGGTGCTGCTCTCCTCGCAGCTGGCCTGCGGGTTCGCGACGGCGATCGACGGACGCGTCGACAAGATCGTCGAGAACCTCGGCGTCGTGAAGCCGACCTTCATGGGGGCGGCCCCGCGCATCTTCGAGAAGGCCCACGGCCGCATCGTCACCATGCAGGCCGCCGAGGGTGGCGCCAAGGAGAAGCTCTTCAAGCAGGCGTTCAAGGTCGGCCTCGAGGTCGACCGACTGACCCGCGAGGGCAAGAGCATCCCGCTCGGCCTCAAGCTGCAGCACGGCCTCTTCGACAAGCTCGTCTTCAGCAAGGTCCGCGACCGCTTCGGTGGCCGCGTCCGCTTCTTCATCTCCGGCGCCGCGGCGCTCAACCAGGAGATCGCCGAGTGGTTCCACGCCGCCGGCATCGTCATCCTGGAGGGCTACGGGCTGACCGAGTGCTCGGCGGGCGGGTTCGTGAACCACCCCGACGACTACAAGTTCGGCACGGTCGGCCCCGCCCTGCCCGGCAGCGAGGTCAAGCTCGGTGAGGGCGACGAGATCCTGATCAAGGGTCCGCACGTCATGGACGGCTACCACAACCTCCCCGAGGAGACGGCCAAGACGCTGACCGAGGACGGCTGGCTGCGCACCGGCGACAAGGGCAGCCTCGACGCCGACGGCTTCCTGACGATCACCGGCCGCATCAAGGACCTCTTCAAGACCTCCGGCGGCAAGTACATCGCCCCGTCGGCGATCGAGTCGAAGTTCAAGGCCGTGTGCCCCTACGCCAGCCAGTTCATGGTGTTCGGCAACGACCGCAACTTCTGCGTCGCCCTGGTGACCCTCGACCCCGACGCGATGGACGGCTGGGCCGCCGAGAACGGCATGGCCGGCGCGTCGTACACCGACATCGTCCGCTCGGACAAGGTCAAGGAGATGGTCGGCGGGTACGTCGACGAGCTCAACAGCCGGCTCAACCGCTGGGAGACCATCAAGAAGTGGGAGCTGCTCGACCACGACCTGACGATCGAGTCCGGCGAGCTGACCCCGTCGATGAAGGTCAAGCGCAACGTCGTCGAGGACAACCACAAGAAGCTCATCGACGCCTTCTACAGCTGA
- a CDS encoding HNH endonuclease signature motif containing protein, with translation MKTFTDDGPRHATSRAVRDVGERITDVAEAPVWSMTADEAGATLVELTRQIARLTELEGRIAMQAAAVEVGASVGATSTQAWWANQTGQTHRSTAAKLHLADALGRWHVVRQALCSGALLTEQAQVITRALDDLPDDVDAETRVLAEKHLVDLAGDHDAVDLRRLGRGLLDVIDPAAGEEEERRRLDEEERRARQRMRLTMSDDGHGSCHGRFTIPAAQGSMLKKMLQGLAAPKHQTAVHGVGATIERKPSPERLGAALCELIERYPTDRLPNAGGVNATVVITMDMATLLGAEKAATLDTGDKITASQARRLACEAGIIPAVLGGKSQVLDLGRTRRYFSKAQHLALAIQQGGCTAQGCDWPPSMCHAHHDPFWAHGGNTDLKDGRLLCPRHHARAHDPTFTTTKLPGGKVAFTRRT, from the coding sequence ATGAAGACGTTCACCGACGACGGCCCCCGCCACGCGACCTCGCGTGCGGTCCGCGACGTCGGCGAACGCATCACTGACGTCGCTGAGGCACCCGTCTGGTCGATGACCGCCGACGAGGCTGGCGCCACGCTGGTGGAGCTCACCCGCCAGATTGCCCGGCTCACCGAGCTCGAGGGCCGCATCGCGATGCAGGCGGCTGCGGTCGAGGTCGGTGCCTCCGTCGGGGCCACTTCGACGCAGGCGTGGTGGGCGAACCAGACCGGCCAGACGCATCGGAGCACGGCGGCGAAGCTGCACCTTGCCGACGCCCTGGGCCGCTGGCACGTCGTCCGCCAGGCCTTGTGTTCCGGTGCGCTGTTGACCGAGCAGGCCCAGGTCATCACCCGGGCCCTTGACGACCTCCCCGACGACGTCGACGCGGAGACCCGCGTGCTCGCGGAGAAGCACCTCGTCGACCTGGCCGGCGATCACGACGCCGTCGACCTGCGACGGCTCGGCCGAGGTCTTCTCGACGTGATCGACCCCGCCGCCGGAGAGGAGGAAGAACGCCGCCGGCTGGACGAGGAGGAGCGCAGGGCCCGCCAGCGGATGCGCCTCACGATGTCCGACGACGGCCACGGATCCTGCCACGGCCGATTCACCATCCCCGCCGCCCAAGGGTCGATGCTCAAGAAGATGCTCCAGGGCCTCGCCGCCCCGAAGCACCAGACCGCCGTCCACGGCGTCGGCGCCACCATCGAGCGCAAGCCGAGCCCAGAACGCCTGGGTGCGGCATTGTGCGAGCTGATCGAGCGCTACCCCACCGACCGGCTCCCCAACGCGGGTGGCGTCAACGCCACCGTCGTCATCACCATGGACATGGCCACCCTGTTGGGCGCCGAGAAGGCCGCCACCCTCGACACCGGCGACAAGATCACCGCGAGCCAGGCCCGCCGCCTGGCCTGCGAGGCCGGGATCATCCCGGCCGTCCTCGGCGGGAAGTCCCAGGTCCTCGACCTCGGCCGCACCCGCCGCTACTTCTCCAAGGCCCAACACCTCGCCCTCGCAATCCAGCAAGGCGGTTGCACCGCCCAAGGGTGCGACTGGCCACCCAGCATGTGCCACGCCCACCACGACCCCTTCTGGGCGCACGGCGGCAACACCGACCTCAAGGACGGCCGGTTGCTCTGCCCCCGACACCACGCCCGCGCCCACGACCCCACCTTCACGACCACCAAGCTCCCCGGCGGCAAGGTCGCCTTCACCCGGCGGACGTAG
- a CDS encoding intradiol ring-cleavage dioxygenase, with protein sequence MPQRPATPPTPDHRQPHGHAHGHGDELEDHDLGLSHDLPRIVERNRLGRRGVLGIFGGLGVAAVAGCGLTDSTSTKTIATGTASSAAGDRPGAPPAGGGGGDTAAVDVADGEIPEETAGPYPGDGSNGVNVLTESGIVRSDITSSFGDASGVAEGVPVTIRLKVYDLNGEDATALAGAAVYLWHCDREGNYSMYSEAVADENYLRGVQETDEQGRVEFTSIFPACYAGRWPHMHFEVYQSVADATSYSNKLRTSQLALPQDVCEDVYATTGYEQSVTNLSQISLDSDGIFSDGYSLQMAAVTGSTDAGYTISLNVPV encoded by the coding sequence ATGCCGCAGCGTCCCGCGACCCCGCCCACCCCCGACCACCGGCAGCCCCACGGCCACGCCCACGGCCACGGGGACGAGCTCGAGGACCACGACCTCGGCCTCTCGCACGACCTGCCCCGGATCGTGGAGCGGAACCGGCTCGGCCGCCGCGGCGTGCTCGGCATCTTCGGCGGCCTGGGCGTGGCCGCGGTTGCCGGCTGCGGGCTGACGGACAGCACGAGCACCAAGACGATCGCGACCGGCACCGCGTCGTCCGCCGCGGGGGACCGTCCCGGTGCCCCGCCCGCGGGCGGAGGCGGCGGCGACACCGCGGCCGTGGACGTCGCGGACGGCGAGATCCCCGAGGAGACCGCCGGCCCCTACCCGGGCGACGGCTCCAACGGCGTCAACGTGCTGACCGAGAGCGGCATCGTGCGCAGCGACATCACCTCCAGCTTCGGCGATGCCTCCGGGGTCGCCGAGGGCGTGCCGGTCACGATCAGGCTGAAGGTCTACGACCTGAACGGCGAGGACGCGACGGCGCTGGCGGGCGCCGCGGTCTACCTGTGGCACTGCGACCGCGAGGGCAACTACTCGATGTACTCCGAGGCCGTGGCCGACGAGAACTACCTGCGCGGCGTCCAGGAGACCGACGAGCAGGGACGCGTCGAGTTCACCAGCATCTTCCCGGCCTGCTACGCGGGCCGCTGGCCGCACATGCACTTCGAGGTGTACCAGTCGGTCGCCGACGCGACGAGCTACAGCAACAAGCTGCGCACCTCCCAGCTCGCGCTGCCCCAGGACGTGTGCGAGGACGTCTACGCCACCACCGGCTACGAGCAGTCGGTGACCAACCTGTCCCAGATCAGCCTCGACTCCGACGGGATCTTCTCCGACGGCTACTCCCTGCAGATGGCGGCGGTGACCGGCTCCACCGACGCCGGCTACACGATCAGCCTGAACGTACCCGTCTGA
- a CDS encoding MFS transporter, giving the protein MGRTGAVLRETGSSLTLVFSNPRLRRVQLALLASLVGDLAYATAVTVWAYGVGGATAVGIWTAVRMAAAAVTAPLGAAVADRVSRRGLMLATDAIRAVLVGLAAISLVTGLGDPAAVFVLATLAGLLTAPFRSAQRAWMPSLCSHPSELTASNAASGTLESIAFFVGPAIGGLLLVVADVPTVFVLNVITFGVSFALVLAVRTPEREVLGDDVEPDAGAREGFLGELSAGFRLVGRDRDLRLVTGEVCAQTFVGGASKVFLVVIAVEVLRTGASGVGFLDAVLGVGAVLGGLAAIARSSRQRLGVDMTVGVLLWSVPLVLISLVPVPAVAIAALVVVGAANPVVDVNLDTIVQRMTPDALMARVFGALDTCYIATGALGSLVMPYLLHAVGLRWSLVAVATPVAVVALLGLRRMHELDGRLRPPPALDLVRGVGLFAPLTQAVQETIARALVPIPLASGDVVIRMGDVADAFFLIESGRVRVTQGDVVLREQGRGEFFGEIGLLHDVPRTATVTAIEDTLVQRLDRGAFLAAVTGRSRSLAEEVAATRLAHRGDA; this is encoded by the coding sequence ATGGGGCGCACGGGGGCGGTGCTGCGCGAGACCGGGTCGTCCCTGACCCTGGTCTTCAGCAACCCGCGCCTGCGCCGCGTCCAACTGGCCCTGCTCGCCTCGCTCGTCGGGGACCTGGCCTACGCCACCGCCGTCACCGTCTGGGCGTACGGCGTGGGCGGGGCCACCGCGGTCGGCATCTGGACCGCGGTGCGGATGGCCGCGGCCGCCGTCACGGCCCCGCTCGGCGCGGCCGTCGCGGACCGGGTCTCGCGCCGCGGGCTGATGCTGGCCACCGACGCGATCCGCGCGGTGCTCGTCGGTCTCGCGGCGATCAGCCTGGTCACGGGGCTCGGCGACCCGGCGGCGGTCTTCGTGCTCGCGACCCTGGCCGGACTGCTGACCGCGCCGTTCCGCTCCGCCCAGCGCGCGTGGATGCCGTCGCTGTGCTCGCACCCCTCCGAGCTCACCGCGTCGAACGCCGCCAGCGGGACGCTGGAGAGCATCGCGTTCTTCGTCGGCCCGGCCATCGGTGGGCTGCTGCTCGTCGTCGCCGACGTCCCCACCGTGTTCGTCCTCAACGTGATCACCTTCGGCGTCTCCTTCGCGCTCGTGCTGGCGGTCCGGACGCCCGAGCGCGAGGTCCTGGGCGACGACGTCGAGCCCGACGCCGGTGCCCGCGAGGGCTTCCTGGGCGAGCTGTCCGCGGGCTTCCGCCTCGTCGGGCGCGACCGCGACCTGCGGCTGGTCACCGGCGAGGTGTGCGCGCAGACCTTCGTGGGCGGCGCGTCCAAGGTGTTCCTCGTCGTGATCGCGGTCGAGGTGCTGCGCACCGGGGCCAGCGGGGTCGGCTTCCTCGACGCGGTGCTGGGGGTGGGGGCGGTGCTCGGCGGCCTCGCCGCGATCGCCCGGTCCTCGCGCCAGCGCCTCGGCGTGGACATGACGGTCGGGGTGCTGCTCTGGTCGGTCCCGCTGGTGCTGATCTCGCTCGTCCCGGTGCCGGCCGTGGCGATCGCGGCCCTGGTCGTCGTCGGCGCGGCCAACCCCGTCGTCGACGTCAACCTCGACACGATCGTGCAGCGGATGACGCCCGACGCCCTCATGGCCCGCGTCTTCGGGGCGCTCGACACCTGCTACATCGCCACCGGCGCCCTGGGGTCGCTGGTGATGCCCTACCTGCTCCACGCCGTGGGGCTGCGCTGGAGCCTGGTGGCGGTCGCGACGCCGGTGGCGGTCGTCGCGCTGCTCGGGCTGCGCCGGATGCACGAGCTGGACGGCCGGCTCCGGCCGCCGCCGGCGCTCGACCTGGTCCGCGGCGTCGGGCTCTTCGCGCCGCTCACCCAGGCCGTGCAGGAGACGATCGCCCGCGCCCTGGTGCCGATTCCGCTCGCCAGCGGCGACGTGGTGATCCGGATGGGCGACGTCGCCGACGCGTTCTTCCTCATCGAATCGGGCCGCGTGCGGGTGACCCAGGGCGACGTGGTGCTGCGCGAGCAGGGCCGGGGGGAGTTCTTCGGCGAGATCGGCCTGCTCCACGACGTACCCCGCACCGCCACGGTCACCGCGATCGAGGACACCCTCGTGCAGCGCCTGGACCGGGGCGCCTTCCTCGCCGCGGTCACCGGCCGCTCGCGGTCGCTGGCCGAGGAGGTCGCGGCCACCCGACTGGCCCACCGCGGCGACGCCTGA
- a CDS encoding exopolysaccharide biosynthesis polyprenyl glycosylphosphotransferase — MRVRLIDILPWLRSIRPLLTLVDPVAVLLAGLLVHGSVPLLATVGAAGAATLVSRGADLHRSRLVLSVLEDMPKLLMAAVVGTVTMAALTPRPDLGPRGSWTLLATFGGLSFVLLVVLRVAVYAGAHSLRRSGRSAHPVIIVGAGVVGRRLAEAFATKREYGLVPVGMIDTAPELSARDLPVPLLGGVGDLHRAMADLGVDDVVFAFPGPPDDETLSVVRDCVKSDHQVFVVPRFFEMMGLDHHRRVEVVRDVAVMRLRRTGLRPHTLLLKRLVDVVLSAGALVALSPILAVCAIAVRLETGPGVIFRQTRVGLGGRTFTLFKFRSLKPATESESATQWNIDLDDRLGPVGRFLRRTSLDELPQLVNVLRGDMSLVGPRPERPFFVREFSKKQRRYDDRHRVQTGLTGWAQVNDLRGDTSIDDRVRFDNYYIENWSLWGDVKIMFRTVGALGRSEPEARVIPLTGSTAKPLPPAQQASPGRQAVPGPRAPRSIQAPTRDKRPSRNVPSVPSGPDKRDGMDTTRLLG, encoded by the coding sequence GTGCGCGTACGTCTGATCGACATCCTGCCGTGGCTGCGGAGCATTCGTCCGCTGCTGACGCTGGTCGACCCGGTCGCCGTCCTGCTGGCGGGGCTGTTGGTCCACGGCAGCGTCCCGCTGCTCGCGACCGTCGGCGCCGCCGGCGCCGCCACCCTCGTGTCCCGCGGGGCCGACCTGCACCGCTCGCGCCTGGTGCTGTCCGTCCTCGAGGACATGCCCAAGCTGCTGATGGCCGCCGTCGTCGGCACCGTCACGATGGCCGCGCTCACGCCCCGCCCCGACCTCGGTCCCCGCGGCAGCTGGACGCTGCTGGCGACCTTCGGCGGCCTGTCGTTCGTGCTGCTCGTCGTGCTCCGCGTCGCGGTGTACGCCGGTGCGCACTCGCTGCGCCGCAGCGGCCGCAGCGCCCACCCCGTGATCATCGTCGGCGCGGGCGTCGTCGGGCGCCGGCTGGCCGAGGCCTTCGCCACCAAGCGCGAGTACGGCCTCGTCCCCGTCGGCATGATCGACACCGCGCCCGAGCTGAGCGCCCGCGACCTGCCCGTGCCGCTCCTGGGCGGTGTCGGCGACCTCCACCGGGCGATGGCCGACCTCGGCGTCGACGACGTCGTCTTCGCCTTCCCCGGCCCGCCTGACGACGAGACCCTGTCGGTCGTCCGCGACTGCGTGAAGAGCGACCACCAGGTCTTCGTGGTCCCGCGCTTCTTCGAGATGATGGGCCTGGACCACCACCGTCGCGTCGAGGTCGTCCGCGACGTCGCCGTGATGCGGCTGCGCCGGACCGGCCTCCGCCCGCACACCCTGCTGCTCAAGCGCCTCGTCGACGTGGTGCTCTCCGCCGGCGCCCTGGTCGCCCTGTCGCCGATCCTGGCGGTGTGCGCGATCGCCGTCCGCCTCGAGACCGGCCCCGGCGTGATCTTCCGCCAGACCCGCGTCGGCCTGGGGGGCCGCACCTTCACGCTCTTCAAGTTCCGCTCGCTCAAGCCTGCCACGGAGTCCGAGAGCGCCACGCAGTGGAACATCGACCTCGACGACCGGCTCGGCCCGGTAGGCCGCTTCCTGCGCCGCACCAGCCTCGACGAGCTCCCGCAGCTCGTGAACGTGCTGCGCGGCGACATGAGCCTCGTCGGCCCGCGCCCCGAGCGCCCGTTCTTCGTCCGCGAGTTCTCCAAGAAGCAGCGCCGCTACGACGACCGTCACCGCGTGCAGACCGGCCTCACCGGCTGGGCGCAGGTCAACGACCTGCGCGGCGACACCTCGATCGACGACCGCGTGCGCTTCGACAACTACTACATCGAGAACTGGTCGCTGTGGGGCGACGTCAAGATCATGTTCCGCACCGTCGGTGCCCTGGGGCGCTCCGAGCCCGAGGCACGGGTCATCCCGCTCACGGGCTCCACCGCGAAGCCGCTGCCCCCGGCACAGCAGGCGAGCCCCGGTCGCCAGGCCGTCCCCGGTCCGCGGGCGCCGCGCAGCATCCAGGCGCCGACCCGCGACAAGCGCCCGTCGCGCAACGTGCCGTCCGTCCCGTCCGGGCCGGACAAGCGCGACGGCATGGACACCACGCGGCTGCTGGGCTGA
- a CDS encoding MOSC domain-containing protein: protein MIGTVLSVNVGTPREADWAGIGRTSIDKQPVAGAVHCGPLGLDGDQVSDTKHHGGVDQAVYVFAREDLDWWAGELGQEIRDGQFGENLTTSGLDVNEAEIGERWQVGEVLLEVASIRTPCNDFKNWMGLSGYDNKAWVKRFALVGRPGPYLRVLGEGSIRAGDPIEVLHRPGHGVTVSTMFRALNTDRTLLPELLQVPGLVDEARIAAEQYVANQSLA, encoded by the coding sequence ATGATCGGCACCGTGCTCTCCGTCAACGTCGGCACCCCACGCGAGGCGGACTGGGCGGGCATCGGTCGCACGTCCATCGACAAGCAGCCCGTCGCCGGTGCCGTGCACTGCGGGCCGCTGGGCCTCGACGGCGACCAGGTCTCCGACACCAAGCACCACGGCGGCGTCGACCAGGCGGTCTACGTCTTCGCCCGCGAGGACCTCGACTGGTGGGCCGGCGAGCTCGGCCAGGAGATCCGCGACGGCCAGTTCGGCGAGAACCTCACCACCTCCGGCCTCGACGTCAACGAGGCCGAGATCGGGGAGCGCTGGCAGGTCGGCGAGGTGCTGCTCGAGGTCGCCTCGATCCGCACGCCCTGCAACGACTTCAAGAACTGGATGGGGCTCTCGGGCTACGACAACAAGGCGTGGGTGAAGCGGTTCGCGCTCGTCGGCCGCCCCGGCCCCTACCTCCGGGTGCTCGGCGAGGGCTCGATCCGCGCCGGCGACCCTATCGAGGTCCTGCACCGCCCCGGCCACGGCGTCACCGTCAGCACGATGTTCCGCGCCCTCAACACCGACCGCACCCTGCTGCCCGAGCTCCTGCAGGTGCCCGGCCTGGTCGACGAGGCACGCATCGCGGCGGAGCAGTACGTCGCCAACCAGTCGCTCGCCTGA